A single window of Sphingobacterium sp. ML3W DNA harbors:
- a CDS encoding TonB-dependent receptor domain-containing protein, which yields MKNINLLILLMIMINMHTYAQHTLKGKIINNEGTAISGATISIENGDQITFSDTSGNFVFQELDKQRQSIQFKAVGYQTLKQTIFLTDSTVHFRLNTDNLHLNEVVVSATRYGVSKKEAPVIVQVLGPKLFQATQSVAMSETLNYQPGVRVENNCQNCGFSQVRLNGLEGAYSQILINSRSVFSALNSVYGLDQLPTSMIDRIEVVRSGGSALFGANAIAGTINIITKEPVENDWQIKSTNSLIGGSSWDNTVDFNTSYVDEDLKTGVTFYGMHRNRQPYDKNKDGFSEITELNNTTFGTKAFFKPSDVNKITVDFSTVQEFRRGGDQFNKSPHFTAITEQLETNSLIGGLTYDHYLADYKQKISVYASGQKTTRKSFYGGLGESPTAVDSLRAANSYGNTDDASFVTGTQYTNNFEDDVFTAGIEFNYNNTNDQIPGYQRIIDQKTKGLGTYAQYEWKPLAAFKALIGMRYDHVFVDGQYHLQDVERSSKKNFGSWNPRLTILYDINNSIQFRGGYARGFRAPQAFNEDMHVTSIGGKQVFVLIGENLKTEYSNAYTGSLNFNKNFGTTQTSLLVEGFYTQLNNPFTTILTSESNDIMIEEMRNGTDAHVFGTNLELNIAPSGVFTFQAGGTIQRSQFQSAQLIAEAKTGQEAILSKDFLRTPNVYGYLNANWKATKKFAVDVTGVYTGKMKISHIQQEIMSLKNTVDFMELNTRLGYTFAVHKDFNLELFAGVQNMFNAFQKDFDSGANRDSNYVYGPTKPRTITFGIKIGHFH from the coding sequence ATGAAAAATATCAACTTATTGATCCTCTTAATGATCATGATCAATATGCATACCTATGCGCAACATACATTAAAAGGTAAGATTATCAATAATGAAGGAACAGCAATTTCTGGAGCAACCATCAGCATCGAAAACGGTGATCAGATAACCTTTTCTGACACTTCAGGAAACTTTGTCTTCCAAGAACTAGATAAACAAAGACAAAGTATACAATTCAAAGCAGTCGGCTATCAAACCTTAAAACAAACGATATTCCTTACGGATTCTACCGTTCATTTCCGCTTAAACACGGACAACCTGCATCTCAATGAAGTTGTTGTGAGTGCAACACGCTATGGCGTAAGTAAAAAAGAAGCCCCGGTTATCGTACAAGTCTTAGGACCTAAACTTTTTCAAGCCACACAGTCAGTTGCTATGTCCGAAACTTTAAACTATCAACCTGGGGTACGTGTGGAGAACAATTGTCAAAACTGTGGCTTTTCACAAGTCCGTCTTAACGGTTTAGAAGGTGCTTATTCTCAAATTCTGATCAACAGTCGTTCGGTATTCAGTGCATTGAATAGCGTATATGGATTAGACCAACTTCCGACCAGTATGATTGACCGTATAGAGGTGGTTCGTAGTGGAGGGTCAGCCCTATTTGGGGCAAATGCGATTGCTGGAACAATCAATATCATTACGAAAGAACCTGTCGAAAATGATTGGCAAATTAAGTCCACCAATTCGTTGATAGGTGGCAGCAGCTGGGATAACACAGTGGACTTCAATACCTCATACGTGGACGAAGACTTAAAGACAGGAGTCACTTTCTACGGCATGCACCGCAATCGCCAGCCCTATGATAAAAATAAGGATGGATTTTCAGAGATTACAGAACTTAATAATACCACTTTCGGAACGAAAGCATTCTTCAAGCCATCGGATGTCAATAAGATAACCGTAGATTTTAGTACCGTTCAAGAGTTTCGGAGAGGTGGTGACCAGTTCAATAAATCGCCACATTTTACAGCAATTACAGAACAACTAGAGACCAATTCGCTTATTGGAGGGTTGACCTATGATCATTATCTCGCAGACTATAAACAAAAAATATCAGTTTATGCATCAGGTCAAAAGACAACGCGTAAAAGTTTCTATGGAGGATTAGGTGAGTCTCCTACAGCAGTAGATAGCTTAAGAGCAGCCAATTCTTATGGCAATACGGATGATGCATCCTTCGTGACTGGTACCCAGTACACCAATAATTTTGAAGATGATGTATTCACTGCTGGCATCGAATTCAATTACAACAACACGAATGATCAGATTCCAGGATATCAACGTATCATCGACCAAAAGACAAAAGGTTTAGGAACTTATGCGCAGTACGAGTGGAAACCATTAGCTGCTTTTAAAGCATTAATAGGTATGCGATACGATCACGTATTTGTCGACGGTCAATACCATTTGCAAGACGTAGAACGTAGCAGCAAAAAGAATTTTGGTTCGTGGAATCCACGTTTAACTATCTTGTACGACATCAATAATAGCATTCAATTCCGTGGTGGATATGCTCGTGGATTCCGAGCTCCACAAGCCTTTAATGAGGATATGCATGTAACTTCTATTGGGGGAAAACAAGTTTTTGTCTTAATTGGTGAAAATCTAAAAACCGAATACTCTAATGCCTATACGGGCTCATTGAACTTCAATAAAAACTTTGGTACGACACAAACAAGTCTTCTAGTTGAAGGCTTCTACACACAATTGAATAATCCATTTACCACGATTCTGACATCTGAATCCAATGATATCATGATTGAGGAAATGCGAAATGGAACAGATGCTCATGTTTTTGGTACAAACCTAGAACTTAACATTGCGCCATCAGGAGTATTTACCTTTCAAGCTGGAGGAACCATTCAACGGTCACAGTTTCAATCAGCACAATTGATTGCCGAAGCTAAAACTGGTCAAGAAGCAATCTTGTCCAAAGATTTCTTACGTACACCAAATGTATATGGCTATTTGAATGCCAATTGGAAAGCAACAAAAAAATTCGCTGTTGATGTAACGGGGGTTTATACCGGTAAAATGAAAATCTCGCATATACAACAAGAAATCATGAGCTTAAAAAACACGGTTGATTTTATGGAACTCAATACACGATTGGGGTACACATTTGCAGTACATAAAGATTTTAATCTCGAACTATTTGCTGGGGTTCAAAATATGTTCAATGCTTTTCAAAAAGATTTTGACAGTGGTGCTAATCGCGATTCTAATTATGTTTATGGACCAACAAAGCCGCGAACGATTACATTTGGTATTAAAATTGGACATTTTCACTAA
- a CDS encoding thioredoxin family protein: MRIFITIILFIFLRLPIQAQEIEWLSFPQLSDSLDVNPKPVFLFFHTDWCSYCRKMEKDVFTNKEVIKILNNQFYAVKFDAESKESFIFDGQLLKNSNLQSKASLHEIVVLLASRREGFAFPTTLIFDKNFRVIKRKFSYLSSKKLLDLLKIH, encoded by the coding sequence ATGCGTATCTTCATTACAATAATACTATTCATTTTCTTGCGCCTACCTATACAGGCGCAAGAAATAGAATGGCTATCATTCCCACAACTTTCAGACTCTTTAGATGTAAATCCAAAACCCGTATTCTTATTTTTTCATACCGATTGGTGCAGTTATTGTCGAAAAATGGAGAAAGATGTATTCACAAATAAAGAAGTAATTAAAATATTGAACAATCAATTTTATGCCGTAAAATTTGATGCAGAAAGTAAGGAGTCATTTATTTTCGATGGACAATTACTCAAAAACAGCAACCTGCAATCAAAAGCATCATTACATGAAATTGTTGTTCTATTAGCATCTAGAAGAGAAGGATTTGCTTTTCCCACAACTTTAATTTTTGATAAAAACTTTCGAGTGATCAAACGTAAATTCTCCTATTTATCCAGTAAAAAATTGCTTGACTTATTAAAAATACATTAA
- a CDS encoding FKBP-type peptidyl-prolyl cis-trans isomerase: MKNFTKILLAFLCIGLVFASCNKDNFDYEQAEKDQIERNRIEKARIDSLKKIQAPILRDFAINKWGDKAEYSDSTGIWFVKELATGNDTPFAYTGTIGYYGPQINSWSASVNFKGELMDGKVFDKSSDGIPKNYSNINQAITIYKQAWIQAFIPTVVNIQGNDVRFEGLLAKGLQKGDKISFISPSYYTFDQEEYTKGSEKVTVPKNTPVVYTIEVTALGTATTN, translated from the coding sequence ATGAAAAATTTTACAAAAATTTTACTTGCATTTTTATGCATAGGCTTAGTTTTCGCATCTTGTAATAAAGATAACTTCGATTATGAGCAAGCTGAAAAAGATCAAATTGAAAGAAACAGAATAGAAAAAGCACGTATCGACTCTTTAAAAAAGATACAAGCTCCAATTTTAAGAGACTTTGCAATTAACAAATGGGGTGATAAAGCAGAGTATTCCGACTCTACAGGCATTTGGTTTGTTAAAGAGTTAGCTACAGGAAACGACACGCCATTCGCATATACAGGTACCATAGGTTACTATGGACCACAAATAAATTCTTGGTCAGCAAGTGTAAATTTCAAAGGTGAGTTGATGGACGGTAAAGTATTTGACAAAAGTTCAGACGGAATTCCGAAAAATTACAGCAACATCAACCAAGCAATTACCATTTATAAACAAGCATGGATTCAAGCATTTATACCTACAGTTGTTAATATTCAAGGTAATGATGTGAGATTCGAAGGATTATTAGCTAAAGGTTTACAAAAGGGTGATAAAATTAGCTTCATTTCACCTTCATACTATACTTTCGATCAAGAAGAGTACACGAAAGGTAGCGAAAAGGTAACAGTTCCTAAAAACACTCCTGTTGTATATACAATTGAAGTTACAGCACTTGGAACAGCTACAACAAACTAA
- a CDS encoding FKBP-type peptidyl-prolyl cis-trans isomerase → MKNFTKILFGMLAVIIAFASCSKSDDYAKVAEEQRIKDSINNARIERIKAEQAPQLKSFAIKSFANPKIDSATGIWYDLIAEGEADSYTYQFYSDGRLIFPITTVNYKVTLLNGENIGALVDESKEGTPARFSTGNVIPFWQLAFFPKKLSFQGQEINIGGLTLKGLKKGSKIKVVAPSPYGYDETANEKVPKNSPLYSEIEVISINY, encoded by the coding sequence ATGAAAAATTTTACAAAAATACTATTTGGAATGTTGGCAGTTATTATTGCTTTCGCATCTTGTAGTAAATCTGACGACTATGCAAAAGTAGCTGAAGAACAAAGAATTAAAGATTCAATCAATAATGCTCGAATTGAAAGAATTAAAGCAGAACAGGCTCCCCAATTGAAATCTTTTGCGATTAAAAGTTTTGCTAATCCAAAAATAGACTCTGCAACAGGAATCTGGTATGATTTAATTGCAGAAGGTGAAGCTGATTCTTATACTTACCAATTCTACTCTGATGGCAGACTCATCTTCCCAATTACTACGGTAAATTATAAGGTAACGTTATTAAATGGTGAAAACATTGGAGCACTTGTTGATGAATCTAAAGAGGGTACTCCTGCGAGGTTTTCAACAGGTAACGTTATCCCTTTCTGGCAATTAGCTTTTTTTCCAAAAAAGTTATCTTTCCAAGGTCAAGAAATAAATATAGGTGGATTAACACTAAAAGGATTAAAGAAAGGAAGCAAAATAAAAGTTGTTGCTCCATCCCCTTACGGATATGATGAAACTGCAAATGAGAAAGTTCCTAAAAACTCTCCTTTATATTCTGAAATTGAAGTTATCTCTATCAATTACTAA
- a CDS encoding NAD+ synthase, producing MKIALAQLNYHIGNFSANTTKIIAAIENAKAQQADIIVFSELAIGGYPAKDLLLNTTFLQHCQESLSAIALVCQDILCVIGAPIPNTDPEGKALYNAAVCLENGKTTHISKKGLLPTYDVFDEYRYFEPNRKFTCFTYKNTKIALTICEDLWDDDLGNNSYVGDPMQELNKENPDLLINIAASPFSYIHHQRRTSVLKAQVVKAKCPLIYVNQVGAHMDLIFDGRSLAFDENGNICCELKKFEEDMQLVTFTNNTILTNTPYEEKHQPEIALIYDALLLGLRDYFNKSGFKKAILGLSGGLDSALVAALACEALGPENVLAILLPSIYSSDHSIQDALDLVKNTQCKHHILPIKDITQAFEATLAPLFEGYQADTTEENIQARTRGTLLMAISNKFGHILLNTSNKSEAAVGYGTLYGDMAGSISVIGDVYKSKAYDLARYINRNREIIPINTIEKAPSAELRPDQKDSDSLPPYDILDAILFQYIELQKSKEEIIASGIDETTVNKVIKLVNNSEFKRFQAPPILRVSPKAFGPGRSMPLVALYQ from the coding sequence ATGAAAATAGCGCTAGCCCAGTTAAACTATCATATCGGTAATTTCAGTGCTAACACCACAAAAATCATTGCAGCAATCGAAAATGCAAAAGCTCAACAAGCTGATATTATTGTTTTTTCTGAATTAGCAATTGGAGGCTATCCAGCGAAAGATTTATTACTAAATACAACATTCTTACAACACTGCCAAGAGTCCCTGTCTGCTATTGCTTTGGTATGTCAAGATATTTTATGCGTTATAGGTGCCCCCATTCCAAATACTGACCCAGAAGGGAAAGCCCTTTATAATGCTGCAGTTTGCCTAGAAAATGGAAAAACAACACATATCAGTAAAAAAGGACTGCTCCCAACTTACGATGTATTCGACGAATATCGATATTTTGAACCTAACCGTAAGTTTACTTGTTTCACTTATAAAAACACCAAAATAGCCCTTACAATTTGTGAAGACTTATGGGATGATGATTTAGGAAATAATTCTTACGTCGGCGATCCAATGCAGGAACTAAATAAAGAAAATCCAGATCTGCTTATCAATATCGCAGCTTCACCATTTTCTTATATTCATCACCAGCGCCGTACTTCAGTTTTAAAAGCTCAAGTTGTAAAAGCCAAATGTCCGTTAATCTACGTTAACCAAGTTGGAGCACATATGGATCTAATTTTTGATGGTAGATCGCTAGCCTTTGATGAAAACGGAAATATTTGCTGTGAACTGAAAAAGTTCGAAGAAGATATGCAGCTTGTGACATTCACAAACAATACAATTCTGACAAACACGCCATACGAAGAAAAGCATCAACCAGAAATAGCACTCATTTACGATGCATTATTATTGGGTCTACGTGATTATTTTAATAAATCTGGTTTCAAAAAGGCTATTTTAGGTCTATCTGGCGGTTTGGATTCCGCACTAGTAGCCGCACTCGCATGTGAAGCACTTGGACCTGAAAATGTACTTGCAATACTACTCCCATCCATCTACTCTTCAGACCATTCCATTCAAGATGCTCTAGATCTGGTAAAAAACACACAATGTAAGCATCACATCCTTCCCATAAAAGATATAACACAAGCTTTTGAAGCAACATTAGCTCCGCTATTTGAAGGCTATCAAGCAGATACAACAGAAGAAAATATCCAGGCCCGTACCAGAGGAACATTATTAATGGCTATATCCAATAAATTTGGTCATATTCTTTTAAATACCTCCAATAAAAGTGAAGCTGCGGTTGGATATGGCACCTTATACGGCGATATGGCAGGCTCTATATCGGTCATTGGAGATGTTTATAAATCCAAAGCATACGACCTTGCGCGCTATATTAACCGTAATCGTGAAATAATTCCAATAAATACAATTGAAAAGGCACCATCTGCCGAATTGAGACCTGACCAAAAAGACTCAGATTCATTGCCTCCTTATGATATTTTAGATGCCATATTATTTCAATACATCGAGCTTCAAAAATCAAAAGAAGAAATTATTGCATCAGGAATAGATGAAACAACGGTCAATAAAGTAATTAAACTTGTCAATAATTCGGAGTTTAAAAGATTCCAAGCTCCACCTATATTACGTGTAAGCCCAAAAGCCTTTGGTCCGGGTCGTTCCATGCCTTTAGTTGCCTTATATCAATAA
- a CDS encoding DUF4136 domain-containing protein, with the protein MKKIIYFLFASLILASCASYQYNTMRDEKVDFSQYHTYGWLPPVDSLSKSYFDNDIARTNILDASNNELQAKGLTYSKDNPDLLFRYITIVNNKSRLVYGTSYAYGGPWSWYRPWFSPYYGYATYPVAKERYRYSHLIVEAIDRRTNKVVWQARGSGEVNSPEKATTNIAKVVKGVFKQYPTTLKK; encoded by the coding sequence ATGAAAAAAATAATTTATTTCTTATTTGCAAGTCTAATTCTTGCTTCCTGTGCATCTTATCAATATAATACGATGCGTGACGAAAAGGTAGATTTTTCGCAGTACCATACATATGGATGGTTACCGCCTGTAGACTCCCTTTCTAAATCATATTTTGATAACGATATCGCAAGAACAAATATATTAGACGCTAGTAATAACGAACTTCAAGCAAAGGGACTTACTTATAGTAAAGATAATCCAGACTTGTTATTTCGTTATATTACTATTGTGAATAACAAGAGTCGTTTAGTGTATGGGACCTCGTACGCGTATGGCGGACCTTGGAGCTGGTATAGACCATGGTTTTCACCTTATTATGGATATGCTACATACCCTGTCGCTAAAGAACGTTATCGTTATAGCCACCTAATTGTGGAAGCTATAGACCGTAGAACAAATAAAGTGGTTTGGCAAGCACGAGGCTCAGGTGAAGTCAATAGTCCTGAAAAAGCAACGACAAATATTGCAAAAGTAGTAAAAGGAGTATTTAAGCAATACCCTACTACATTGAAAAAATAA